A window of Streptomyces sp. NBC_01224 genomic DNA:
CAGTGGTCGCCGTGGTTCGCCAACAGGTTTTTGCGGAGGCTCCGTGGCCGGATGCCACGGAACCACTCGCCTGAAGGCCAAGGCCGTGTAGTCAAGGGCTTCGGGCCTGTGTGGTCACGGTGTGGTGTAGGCCGGGACGTAGGAAGCGGAGCCCTGTTAGCCTCGATCTTTCGTGATTGGTCGTCAGCTTCGGCTGGCGGCCAATGCGTCGTTGTGGAGCGTGTGCGGGCATACGGGTGGCCCGATCGTCGCATCGGGTGGGCGCCGGATTCCACGGTTCCGGTCGGTGGCTCTTCTGCTCGTCGGGACGGGTTGTTGCTGGTCAGCGTGGGTTCGGGAGGGTGTCGAGCCGTCTGATCGCGTCTGTGATCACGTCGGTCCATGGCCAGTGGTGGGCGAATCGCAGGTGCCGTTGGCGGGCGGTGGTGATGAGTTGGGCAGCGGCGGAGAACAGCCGCAACCGCAGGCGGCGGGGCTCCCAGAGGCGGGGTTTGCCGGTCAGAGCGAGCATCGGCATCCAGGCGAGCAGGTCGAGGGCGAGCTGGACGATCTCCAGCCAGATCCGGTTCTGTGCGGTCTCGTGCAGGGGCAGGTTCCGCAGGCCGGTGGCCCGTGCGTTCCGAATGCGGTCCTCTGCCCTCGCCCGTCGGCGGTGCCTCAGTTCCAGGTCCGTGATCTTCCCGCCCGTCGTGTTGGTGGCGAAGCAGGTGAGCCGCAGGCCGTCGGCGTCGGTGAAGCGCAACTGGGCGCCGGGGTGGGGCCGTTCCTTGCGGACGATCAGCCGCATTCCCTTCGGCCAGCCCTTGAGTGTGTCGCCGTCGAGTTCGGCGGTCCAGGCGCCGTCGCGGATCTCGCCGCCCGGCTCGACCGCTGGGGTCCAGGCGGAGGCCGGGACCTTCAACACGGCCTGATGAATCTGCTCAGTGATGGTCATCCCGACCGAGTACGACAGCCACCGGCCCCGTTTCGTGAGCCAGGCGAGGAACTCATGGGTGCCGCCCGCGGAGTCGGTACGGATCAGTGTGGACCGGCCGCGCCGGTGACGCTTGGGGAGCTGGGCCAAAGCGAGTTGAGTGGCGGTGATGTGGTCGGCGGCGGTGTTGGATCCCGCGTTCCCCGGCCGCAACAGTGCTGCCACCGGCTCCCCGGTGCCACCGCTTCCGTGGTCGACGAAGCCCATCAGGGGGTGATGTCCAAACGACTTCTTCCAGGTCGCGGCCGCGTCCTGCTTGTCGGAGTGGGCCAGGACCAGCACTCCGTCCAGGTCCACAATCACCTGGCCGCCCCTATCCGGCGCCGCATCTTTGGCCAACGTCCAGACGTACTCGCGCACTTCGGCGCGCGCCGAGCGGATCGCGGTCAGGGCCTTGTCCCCGGCCGCGGCGAGGGTGTCGATCAGCCGGGAGACCGTTGGGTCGGAGGCCACCGGCCCGAACACGGCCGGCTCGGCCCGCAGCAGTCCCGCATCGGCCAGGCAGTCCCCGCCCAGCGCGACCGCGAGAGCCACATCCAGCAGGATCTTGCCCGGATCGTGCACCGCCCGAGGCCGCCGCCACGGCGTCAGCGCCGCCGATATCTCGGTATCCAGGCCGGTCTTACGGGCAGTCTCGACCAGCAGTACTCCGCCAGCCTGCGAGACCACCCCGCTCCCGCCGCCCTCGATGCGGACACGCGGATAGGACCCGATACGCTTCTTCACCTGAGGAGTGCTTCTTTCATGCGCCGACCTGGACCCTAGACAAGTCCCATCGTTGCAGGTCAGGAGCACTCTTCGCGTTTCCGATCACGCATCGGACACCCAGCCACGTGAAAGCCCGAGGCTAGGGACGGTTTGGCCCCGGCCTGGTACAGCTGCTGCGACGATGCCGCCGCCATGAGCCCGCGCCGGGCAGGCGCTGGTGGGCACCGGTCAGGCCCCGGGAAGGTTCGCCCTCGTCCACGCCCTTCCCGGCGACTACGGCTCGGACCTGTGGACCGTCCCGGCCGACGGCACCGGTGCGGCCCGCCGGTGATGACCTCCGCCGTCGCCCCGGCCTGTCCGGGGTGACAGCTCAGCGGGCCAGGGCGAGTGCGGGATGCGGGTCGCGAGTCCCTGTCGTCCGGTCAGGACTGCGCGTCCTCCGGAATGCTGACCAGCCAGCGGGTCTCCCGGCGGGGCCGCAGATACAGCGCCCAGTAGAGCGTGGCGACCGCTGTGATCCCGCCGGTCCACAGCAGGTACTCGGTCTCCTGCTGGGTCAGGATGTACGCGAGCACGGCGATGAGCAGTACGGGAATCGCGGGCCACAGGGGCATGCGCCAGGCCGGTGCCTCGCGGTGTGTGCCGCGGCGGCAGAGCAGTGCGGCGACCGCGACCAGCAGGTACATGCCGGTGACGGAGACGCCGGTGACGCCGTACAGGGTGTCGAGGTTGACGAAGCAGAGCGCCGCGCCGGGGACGCCGACGACCAGGGTCGCCACCCACGGGGAGCCGAACCGGCCGAGTCGGGACAGGGCGTTGTTGATCGGCTCGGGCCACGCCTTGTCACGGGCGGAGGCGAACAGGACCCGTGAGTTCTGGATGACCATGACGATGCCCGCGTTGATGATCGCGAGGGCCACGCAGAGGCTGACGAATGTACCGACGGCCGAATTCGACCAGGCGGCGACCATGGTGTTGAGGTCGCCCGAGGTCAGGGCCGCGAGGTCCGGGGCGCCCAGCGTGATGGCGATGACCGGGACGAGGATGACCGCGGTGGAGATGGCGAGGGTGGCGAGCACGGTGCGGGCCACGTTGCGCCGCGGGTTCTCCAGTTCCTCCGAGAGGTAGACGGCCGTGGAGAAGCCCTGGGTGATGAAGAGCGCGATCGCGAGCCCGGAGACCACCATCATCGCGGTGACCGTGGAGGTCGTGCTGCCTGACGAGGCGACCGACCCGTGCACCAGCGCGGAGACCCCGCGCTCGGAGTGCGCGAAGCCG
This region includes:
- a CDS encoding IS1380 family transposase, which encodes MKKRIGSYPRVRIEGGGSGVVSQAGGVLLVETARKTGLDTEISAALTPWRRPRAVHDPGKILLDVALAVALGGDCLADAGLLRAEPAVFGPVASDPTVSRLIDTLAAAGDKALTAIRSARAEVREYVWTLAKDAAPDRGGQVIVDLDGVLVLAHSDKQDAAATWKKSFGHHPLMGFVDHGSGGTGEPVAALLRPGNAGSNTAADHITATQLALAQLPKRHRRGRSTLIRTDSAGGTHEFLAWLTKRGRWLSYSVGMTITEQIHQAVLKVPASAWTPAVEPGGEIRDGAWTAELDGDTLKGWPKGMRLIVRKERPHPGAQLRFTDADGLRLTCFATNTTGGKITDLELRHRRRARAEDRIRNARATGLRNLPLHETAQNRIWLEIVQLALDLLAWMPMLALTGKPRLWEPRRLRLRLFSAAAQLITTARQRHLRFAHHWPWTDVITDAIRRLDTLPNPR
- a CDS encoding APC family permease, giving the protein MTETLSAPQALAPATGPTPQKLKRSIGVVGGTLLTLSCVTPASTLFVVVPDLFSSLGTYTALTIAIGSLLCIAVAFCYSELGTLIPSAGGEYAMVSTMAGRLAGWLVFVLSLLVVMIVPPVIAMGTADYLAPVVHIPAPAAGAGVMVLATLAGLLDLRANAWITGIFLVLEVIAAGVVAVLGFAHSERGVSALVHGSVASSGSTTSTVTAMMVVSGLAIALFITQGFSTAVYLSEELENPRRNVARTVLATLAISTAVILVPVIAITLGAPDLAALTSGDLNTMVAAWSNSAVGTFVSLCVALAIINAGIVMVIQNSRVLFASARDKAWPEPINNALSRLGRFGSPWVATLVVGVPGAALCFVNLDTLYGVTGVSVTGMYLLVAVAALLCRRGTHREAPAWRMPLWPAIPVLLIAVLAYILTQQETEYLLWTGGITAVATLYWALYLRPRRETRWLVSIPEDAQS